A single window of Nicotiana tomentosiformis chromosome 1, ASM39032v3, whole genome shotgun sequence DNA harbors:
- the LOC138904952 gene encoding uncharacterized protein — MKETGAAQGMTRTGRVYTPKHLGGISKEAASKLPVIETGPDDLWRKVQVREYYMVDHLNKTPNHISILSLLQNSETHRNALMTVLSESYVPTNITSGEIANMVGQVLKSHKITFHEDELPPEGLSHNMALHITVQFEDKFIARVLIDGGSSLNICPLTTMKRLGKGLHEIRVGSMNVKAFDGSQRAIIGEIHVVVAVDSTLHHAVKFEWNHQEVVIHGDGSNPIYTNQIVPLIENRRKLDGETYHRIERINAIEKDKWWSNKIESIVLWTGYESGKGLSKNLQGITKPTIHQADEIWGSAEDEVLAGMRKLFLDDEDMDCSAIVEEEEYLTIQTVEKGVVLKNWTTGLSRALLFFIFSLYNVIITYPDEPTTVTCNETTQHKDSDSEDLEDDIIPENIVREVENFENKPKSNLDEIETVDLGDSETVKETRVSIHLSLSQKDEYIRFLKEYEDIFAWSYDDVIGLSTSIVAHKLPTDPMCPHVKQKLRKFKPDMSLKIKEEVTTQIKAKVLRVYVDDIIIKSRKSTDHIADLKKFFDRLRRFNLKLNPAKCAFGVPTGKFLVFIISHQGIELDPSKVKAIQDLPPPKNKKDVMSFLGRLNYISRFIAQSTMICEPIFKMLKKDAATSWTEECQKTFDKIKEY, encoded by the exons atgaaagaaacagGTGCAGCGCAAGGCATGACTAGAACCGGTAGGGTTTACACACCCAAGCACTTGggaggaataagcaaagaagctGCATCTAAGCTGCCTGTCATTGAGACCGGCCCAGAcgacctttggagaaaggtgcaagtgAGAGAATACTATATGGTTGACCATCTGAACAAAACTCCTAATCatatatccattttatcactgctaCAAAACTCCGAGAcacataggaatgccctgatgaCGGTGCTGAGTGAATCCTATGTACCCACCAACATCACCAGTGGGGAAATAGCTAATATGGTGGGGCAAGTATTAAaaagccacaaaatcacttttcatgaagacgagctgccaccggaaggactaagtcacaacatggcactacatatcacagtgcaatttgaggacaaattcatcgccagagtcctgatagatgggggctcgagtctcaacatatgtccaTTAACTACTATGAAGAGGCTGGGTAAAggtctgcacgagatacgagtaggaagtatgaatgtgaaggcATTTGATGGATCTCAAAGGGCCATAATTGGAGAG ATACATGTCGTTGTGGCCGTAGATTCTACTCTACATCATGctgtgaagtttgaatggaatcatCAAGAAGTGGTCATCCATGGAGACGGGAGTAATCCCATTTATACCAATCAGATTGTTCCACTCATCGAGAACCGAAGGAAGCTAgatggagaaacataccatcgcattgagcgCATCAATGCAATTGAaaaagacaaatggtggagcaacaagatagaaagcatagtGCTATGGACAGGGTATGAGTCTGGCAAGGGTCTCAgcaagaatctccaagggatcaccaaaccg ACAATTCATCAAGCTGACGAGATATGGGGGTCTGCAGAAGATGAAGTCTTAGCCGGTATGAGGAAGCTATttttggatgatgaagacatggattgcagtgcgatagttgaggaggaggagtacCTTACTATTCAGACTGTGGAgaaaggagttgttctcaagaactggactacTGGACtatcaagggccc tattattcTTTATATTTTCTCTCTACAACGTTATTATTacttatcccgatgaacctacgactgtgacatgcaatgagacaacgcaacataaggatagtgattcagaggatctggaagacgatataatacctgagaatattgtcagagaagtggaaaactttgaaaacaagcctaagtctaaCTTGGACGAGATTGAGACAGTTGACTTAGGAgattccgaaacagtcaaggaaacacgtgtaagcattcatctatcactgtCACAGAAGGACGAATACATCCGGTTCTTGAAAGAGTATgaagatatttttgcatggtcctacgatgatgtgattggtttgagcacatccatagtggctcacaaacTACCTACCGATCCCATGTGTCCACATGTAAAGCAGAaactcagaaaattcaagccagatatgagtttgaaaataaaagaggaagtcactacgcaaatcaaagccaaggttctcagg gtgtacgtggatgacatcatcatcaaatccagaAAAAGCACAGATCATATAGCAGACTTAAAGAAATTCTTCGATCGACTTCGAAGAttcaatttgaaattgaatcccgcaaagTGTGCCTTTGGAGTCCCCACCGGGAAATTTCTAGTATTCATCATTAGCCACCAAGGGATTGAAttggacccatcaaaggtcaaagctatccaggacttgccacctccaaagaacaagaaagatgtgatgagtttcttagggcgtcttaattacatcagccgtttcatagcacaatcaactatgATCTGTGAaccaattttcaaaatgttgaagaaagatgctgcaacaagttggactgaagaatgtcaGAAAACCTTCGATAAAATCAAGGAATATTGA